In Clostridiisalibacter paucivorans DSM 22131, the sequence TGTACCCACTTCTATACCTGAAGATGCATCTACTAATATTACAGCACCATTAGCTACCCTCAGTGCACTATTTACTTCACCTATAAAATCAAAATAACCAGGAGTATCAAAAATATTGTATTTATGATCGTGCCATTCTATTGGAATTAAAGAAGTATTTATGGAAAACTGTCTATCCTTTTCTTCTTTATTATAATCAGACACTGTGTTTCCATCTTCTACTGTACCAGCTCTTTTCAAAAGCTTTGCTGTAAATAACATAGCCTCTGTTATTGTAGTTTTACCACTTCCACCATGCCCTAATAGAGCAATATTCCTTATTTTGTCTACATCATAGCTTTTCATATATACTCCCCCTTGATAGCATTTATTTTTTACAGAAATGTTAATGCTTAAATTCAAAAAGTCTTAAAATTAAAACTTTTTACTATTATTCTGATTATTATTAATATTCTACAATAGTGCTTAAATTCCTTTTATAAAATTATTTTTCTTTAAATTATTTATAATTTAATTCTATGCTAAAGACAGATTAAATATTAAAAAGTATAAAAAAAGTTAGTAGTCCGTAGTAGGTAGTTCGTAGTCCAATTATGAAATCCATAAGGATTTCTACCATCAACTACTAACTTTTACCTACTAACTACTAACTAATACCTACTAACTACTAACTAATACCTATCTCTCACAAAACTAGTATCCGTCCTATTTTTCCATCCAATCTTTTATTTCATTAAAATACCTATCTCCATCCTTATAGCCCTGATCATATAATTCTTCAAGTTTTCTTACATCTCTCTCTGCCCTTTTAACATTCACAGGTGATTCTGGCTGTATTACAAAAACTTTACCTGACTGTTCTAATTCTTCGATATAGTCCAATGTGTCATTATAATTTTTGTATCTATTAAGCATTGCATTTACTAAACTTTCGTAATCCTTGTATATACCTTTAGCTAGCCTTCTAAATTTAAAGGGTTTTTTTCTATATCCACGATTACGGGTCATTATAATAACATTCTTTTCATTTCCATCATCTATAGATTTCTTTATTGGAATAGAATCTGCAATACCTCCATCTAATAAATATCTACCATCAAATTCAACAATAGAATTCAAAAAAGGTAAGCTACTAGAGGCCTTTGTAGCCTCTAATATATTTTTACAGTTTTTATTGTCATAATATACAGCCCGTCCCCTTTCACAGTCTGTACAACATACTACAAATTTCTCTTTTGCATTATTAAAAGTTTCAAAATCAAAGGGATTAAGTTCATTAGTAATATCTTCAAAAAGAAAATCTAACCCAAATACATCCTCCCTCTTAAAGATATTAGTAAAATTTATATATCTAGAATCATTGGCAAATCTTATATTGACTTCTTTACTCCGTCTTTTTTGCCTAGATATGTAATTAAGGCCATTGCAAGCCCCTGCCGAAACACCTATCACATAAGGGAAAATAAGTCCTTTTTCTAAAAAACAATCTAATACTCCTGAAGTATAAAGACCCCTCATACCTCCACCTTCTAAAACCAAACCTATATTATCTGCCATAATATTCACCTCAAATACATTATAACAAATTATGGGAACTTTTTTGTACGTGAGATTTCATATCTCTATTCTTTTCGCTATATAGCTTGTTTCTTTAATTTTCTTATAGCAATTTCATGTTCCCCTGTTATTTCTTCAAGTACATCTATGCTACCTTTAATATATTTAACATTTTTAGATACATTCTCAATTAAAACAGTATTTTTATCAACTTTGTTTTCCACTCTTTCAACTTTAGAATCTATTCCTTTTATTCCTGATTTCATATCTGTTATTTCCGTCTTTATTCCTGTCATTTCTTCCTTCATTTCTATTAATAATTGTAAAATTTGATTTCCCATAAATCAAACCTCCTCAATTATTATTATATTTCCTTTTATTTTATTTATCAACTAAATACAAAATATTTCATATAATTGGTTAAGACATGACCATCTTTAATTACAT encodes:
- a CDS encoding patatin-like phospholipase family protein — encoded protein: MADNIGLVLEGGGMRGLYTSGVLDCFLEKGLIFPYVIGVSAGACNGLNYISRQKRRSKEVNIRFANDSRYINFTNIFKREDVFGLDFLFEDITNELNPFDFETFNNAKEKFVVCCTDCERGRAVYYDNKNCKNILEATKASSSLPFLNSIVEFDGRYLLDGGIADSIPIKKSIDDGNEKNVIIMTRNRGYRKKPFKFRRLAKGIYKDYESLVNAMLNRYKNYNDTLDYIEELEQSGKVFVIQPESPVNVKRAERDVRKLEELYDQGYKDGDRYFNEIKDWMEK